Proteins co-encoded in one Marinitoga sp. 38H-ov genomic window:
- the rplN gene encoding 50S ribosomal protein L14, producing the protein MIQAESYLRAADNSGAKVLRVIRVLGGFHKSVGTVGDVVVCSVREAIPHTDIKKGQVVKAVVVRTSKEIKRKDGSHIRFDENAAVLIDKNNMPVGTRVFGPIAREVREAGYTKIASLAQEVW; encoded by the coding sequence ATGATCCAAGCTGAAAGTTATTTAAGAGCAGCAGATAACTCAGGTGCAAAAGTATTAAGAGTAATTAGAGTATTAGGTGGATTTCATAAATCAGTAGGTACTGTTGGAGATGTTGTGGTTTGTTCTGTTAGAGAAGCTATCCCTCATACAGATATAAAAAAGGGACAAGTTGTTAAAGCAGTTGTTGTTAGAACAAGTAAAGAAATCAAAAGAAAAGATGGTTCTCATATTAGATTTGATGAAAATGCTGCTGTTTTAATAGATAAAAACAATATGCCTGTAGGTACTCGTGTTTTTGGTCCAATCGCTAGAGAAGTGAGAGAAGCAGGTTACACAAAAATAGCATCTCTTGCACAAGAAGTATGGTGA
- the rpsQ gene encoding 30S ribosomal protein S17 encodes MPKKTLIGEVVSDKMDKTVTVLVERKIKHPIYKKFVKKSKKFHAHDENNECGLGDIVEIEETRPYSKTKTWKVVRIVEKNIFAEKNNETPETVEELGGDE; translated from the coding sequence ATGCCCAAGAAAACGTTAATTGGAGAAGTTGTTAGTGACAAAATGGATAAAACAGTTACAGTTTTAGTTGAAAGAAAAATAAAACATCCTATATATAAAAAATTTGTTAAAAAATCAAAAAAATTCCATGCTCATGACGAAAATAACGAATGTGGTTTAGGAGATATTGTAGAAATTGAAGAAACAAGACCATATTCAAAAACAAAAACATGGAAAGTTGTAAGAATTGTTGAAAAGAATATTTTTGCGGAAAAAAATAATGAAACACCCGAAACAGTGGAAGAACTTGGGGGTGACGAATAA
- the rpmC gene encoding 50S ribosomal protein L29: MKKQVAELINLTDDELKTKLEEAKKKLFEMRFQHELGQIKNTASIKMVRRDIARIKTILRQRELGIRR; the protein is encoded by the coding sequence ATGAAAAAACAAGTAGCAGAATTAATCAACTTAACAGATGATGAATTAAAAACAAAATTAGAAGAAGCAAAGAAAAAGTTATTTGAAATGAGATTCCAACATGAATTAGGTCAAATAAAAAATACTGCTTCCATAAAAATGGTAAGAAGAGATATAGCTAGAATAAAAACAATTCTCAGACAAAGGGAATTGGGTATAAGGAGGTAA
- the rplP gene encoding 50S ribosomal protein L16 yields the protein MLMPKRYKYRKIQRGKMKGNAKGGTLVDFGDWGLKALEPALITSQQIEACRLAMVRTLKRNGKIWIKIFPDKPITSKGIGTRMGKGKGDVEGWTAVVKPGKVLFEIAGTTDELAKEALLYAATKLPIKTKIVPRYHIRGEAK from the coding sequence ATGTTAATGCCAAAAAGATATAAATATAGAAAGATTCAAAGAGGAAAAATGAAGGGCAATGCCAAAGGTGGTACTTTAGTAGACTTTGGCGATTGGGGTTTAAAAGCATTAGAACCAGCATTAATAACTTCTCAACAAATTGAAGCATGTAGGTTAGCTATGGTTAGAACATTAAAAAGAAATGGTAAAATATGGATAAAAATATTCCCAGATAAACCAATTACTTCTAAAGGAATTGGAACAAGAATGGGTAAAGGTAAAGGTGATGTAGAAGGTTGGACAGCAGTAGTAAAACCAGGAAAAGTTTTATTTGAAATTGCTGGAACAACAGATGAATTAGCAAAAGAAGCTTTATTATATGCTGCAACAAAATTACCAATTAAGACTAAAATAGTACCCAGGTACCATATAAGGGGGGAAGCAAAATGA
- the rpsC gene encoding 30S ribosomal protein S3, which translates to MGQKVHPYGFRLGISKPWKANWFSDQNYAEFLEEDLKIRNYIKNKYFEAGIGDILIERPSSTQINITIKAVRVGIIIGRKGAEIQDLKNEIESIVNDRNVRINIDEIKNPQTEAVLIAENIAAQILKRASYKRAMKRAISAALKKGAKGIKIMVSGRLNGAEIARTEWYMEGRLPLQTLRSDIDYGTAEAQTLSGTIGIKVWVYKGDTQL; encoded by the coding sequence GTGGGTCAAAAAGTACATCCATATGGATTTAGGTTAGGAATTTCCAAACCTTGGAAGGCTAACTGGTTTAGTGATCAAAATTATGCAGAATTTTTAGAAGAAGATTTAAAAATAAGAAATTATATTAAGAATAAATATTTTGAAGCAGGTATTGGAGATATTTTAATTGAAAGACCTTCTTCAACACAAATTAATATAACAATTAAAGCAGTTAGAGTTGGTATTATTATAGGAAGAAAAGGTGCAGAAATTCAAGATTTAAAAAATGAAATAGAATCAATAGTTAATGATAGAAATGTAAGAATAAATATTGATGAAATAAAGAATCCTCAAACAGAAGCGGTATTAATTGCAGAAAATATTGCTGCGCAAATTTTAAAGAGAGCTTCATATAAAAGAGCAATGAAAAGAGCAATTTCTGCTGCATTAAAGAAAGGCGCTAAAGGAATTAAAATAATGGTTTCAGGAAGATTAAACGGTGCTGAAATTGCTAGAACAGAATGGTATATGGAAGGAAGATTACCTTTACAAACATTAAGATCCGATATTGATTATGGAACTGCTGAAGCACAAACATTGTCTGGAACAATCGGAATCAAAGTTTGGGTTTATAAAGGCGACACTCAGTTATGA
- the rplV gene encoding 50S ribosomal protein L22, whose translation MAVSRVQDGKRLKRSVFHKLRKEAEAAQPKIEAKATAKFLRISPRKARSVVNAIRGKNVDEALQILMFSPKKAARLTYKVLVSAIANAENNFGLDADNLYVAEVYVNDGPRMKRLWARGRGRADILQKRLSHITVVVRDREKEKELKSQK comes from the coding sequence ATGGCTGTATCAAGAGTTCAAGATGGTAAAAGATTGAAAAGATCTGTTTTTCATAAATTAAGAAAAGAAGCTGAAGCAGCACAGCCAAAAATTGAAGCAAAAGCTACTGCAAAATTTTTAAGAATTTCTCCAAGAAAAGCAAGATCAGTTGTAAATGCAATTAGGGGTAAAAATGTTGATGAAGCATTACAAATATTAATGTTTAGTCCTAAAAAAGCTGCAAGATTAACATATAAAGTATTAGTTTCGGCAATTGCAAATGCAGAAAATAATTTTGGATTAGATGCAGATAACTTATATGTTGCTGAAGTATATGTAAATGATGGTCCAAGAATGAAAAGATTGTGGGCAAGAGGTAGAGGTAGAGCTGATATCTTACAAAAAAGATTATCACATATTACTGTTGTAGTTAGAGACAGAGAAAAAGAAAAAGAGTTAAAATCTCAGAAGTGA
- the rpsS gene encoding 30S ribosomal protein S19 → MSRSLKKGPYVHPSLLKKIRELNEKGEKKVIKTWSRASMILPEMIGHTIAVHNGMKHIPVYITEHMIGHRLGEFAPTRRFGGHADKKAKKGKVK, encoded by the coding sequence GTGAGTAGATCATTGAAAAAAGGGCCTTATGTACACCCAAGTCTGTTGAAAAAAATAAGAGAATTAAATGAAAAAGGTGAAAAAAAGGTAATTAAAACATGGAGCAGAGCTTCAATGATATTACCTGAAATGATTGGACATACAATAGCTGTACATAATGGTATGAAACATATACCTGTTTATATAACAGAACATATGATTGGACATAGATTAGGTGAGTTTGCACCAACAAGAAGATTTGGTGGTCATGCTGACAAAAAGGCTAAAAAAGGTAAGGTGAAATGA
- the rplB gene encoding 50S ribosomal protein L2 — MGLKKFKPITPSRRFMIITDFSEITKSTPEKSLIQPLKKSGGRNSYGRVTMRHRGGGHKRRYRIIDFKREKFDVPAKVVSIEYDPNRSARIALLVYADGEKRYILAPKGVKVGEELLSGPNAEIKPGNALPLEKIPVGTIVHNIEFEPGKGAKIARSAGTYAQLMAKEGNYALLRMPSSELRRVHVKCMATVGMVGNEDHINEVFGKAGRTRWLGKRPHVRGMAMNPVDHPMGGGEGASKGHIPQSPWGTPAKGYKTRRGKRKSDKFIVRRRKK, encoded by the coding sequence ATGGGTCTTAAGAAATTCAAACCGATAACTCCTTCAAGGAGATTTATGATAATTACTGATTTTTCAGAAATTACAAAGTCCACTCCAGAAAAATCTTTGATTCAACCTCTCAAAAAGTCCGGTGGAAGAAATTCATACGGTAGAGTAACAATGAGACACAGAGGTGGTGGACATAAAAGAAGATACAGAATTATTGATTTTAAAAGAGAAAAATTTGACGTACCTGCAAAAGTAGTTTCTATAGAATACGATCCAAATAGAAGTGCGAGAATAGCATTATTAGTATATGCTGATGGAGAAAAAAGATATATCTTAGCTCCTAAAGGTGTAAAAGTTGGAGAAGAATTATTATCAGGTCCTAATGCGGAAATTAAACCTGGTAACGCATTACCATTAGAAAAAATTCCTGTAGGTACAATTGTTCATAATATAGAATTTGAACCTGGAAAAGGTGCAAAAATTGCTAGATCCGCAGGAACATATGCACAATTAATGGCTAAAGAAGGGAATTATGCATTATTAAGAATGCCTTCAAGTGAATTGAGAAGAGTTCACGTAAAATGTATGGCAACAGTTGGAATGGTAGGAAATGAAGATCATATAAATGAAGTATTTGGTAAAGCAGGTAGAACAAGATGGTTGGGTAAAAGACCACATGTTAGAGGTATGGCTATGAACCCAGTTGATCACCCAATGGGTGGTGGTGAAGGTGCAAGTAAAGGTCATATACCACAAAGTCCTTGGGGAACACCTGCAAAAGGATACAAGACAAGACGTGGTAAGAGAAAATCAGATAAATTTATAGTAAGAAGAAGAAAAAAGTAA
- the rplW gene encoding 50S ribosomal protein L23: MDRKEFKYDVILRPILTEKTYILMGENKYTFEVAKDATKPEIKKAVEDIFNVKVEKVFVMNVKPKPKRLGRFEGKTRSWKKAIVKLAEGYVIKELQGNL, translated from the coding sequence ATGGATAGAAAAGAATTCAAATATGATGTAATTTTAAGGCCGATCCTCACAGAAAAAACATATATTTTAATGGGCGAAAATAAATATACATTTGAAGTTGCAAAAGATGCGACAAAACCAGAAATTAAAAAAGCTGTTGAGGATATATTTAATGTAAAAGTAGAAAAAGTATTTGTGATGAATGTTAAACCTAAACCAAAGAGATTAGGAAGATTCGAAGGTAAAACAAGATCCTGGAAAAAAGCAATTGTTAAATTAGCTGAAGGATATGTTATCAAAGAGCTTCAAGGTAATTTATAA
- the rplD gene encoding 50S ribosomal protein L4: MAQLDLYSVKGEKIGTIEVKDSIFSIEPNLDVLYRYVDMQLTNRRSGTASTKTRAEVRGGGRKPWAQKHTGRARAGSTRSPLWRHGGVTFGPKPRDWSKSLTKKMKKLALKSALSVRVKENNLIVVDDLTFDKPRTKSMKEVLKNFGFENTKTLVVLPWKKDEYINVKLSARNIPGVKVIIADNPNQGKNGNKTNVDGLNVFDIINNEKVILTKDTVAKIEEVLG; this comes from the coding sequence ATGGCTCAATTAGACCTTTATTCAGTTAAAGGTGAGAAGATTGGAACTATAGAAGTTAAAGATTCTATTTTTTCAATTGAACCAAATTTAGATGTATTATACAGATATGTCGATATGCAATTAACAAACAGAAGAAGTGGAACTGCCTCTACAAAAACAAGAGCTGAAGTTAGAGGTGGAGGAAGAAAACCATGGGCTCAAAAACATACAGGTAGAGCAAGAGCAGGTTCAACTAGATCACCATTATGGAGACATGGTGGAGTGACTTTTGGACCAAAACCAAGAGATTGGTCAAAAAGTTTAACAAAAAAGATGAAAAAATTAGCTTTAAAGTCTGCTTTAAGCGTTAGAGTGAAAGAAAATAATTTGATTGTTGTTGATGACTTAACTTTTGATAAACCAAGAACAAAATCAATGAAAGAAGTTTTAAAGAATTTTGGATTCGAAAATACAAAAACTTTAGTTGTGTTACCTTGGAAAAAGGATGAATATATTAATGTAAAATTATCAGCAAGAAATATTCCTGGCGTTAAAGTTATTATAGCTGATAATCCAAATCAAGGAAAAAATGGAAATAAAACAAATGTAGATGGATTAAATGTTTTTGATATTATAAATAATGAAAAAGTAATCCTTACAAAAGACACTGTTGCAAAAATCGAGGAGGTGCTCGGCTAA
- the rplC gene encoding 50S ribosomal protein L3, protein MKGILGRKVGMTRVYKDGKAIPVTVVKAGPCVVVQKKTEEKDGYTAIQVGFEEMKEYKVNKPKLGIFKKAGLKPMRVLKEFKVEDVDSYEIGQVIDVTVFEEGDKIDVTGWSKGRGYTGVIKRWNFGGGRKTHGSKFHRALGSTGNHTEPAKVFKGKKMFGHYGNERVTILNSEVVKIDKENNLIAVKGGVPGARGGLLIIREAIKK, encoded by the coding sequence ATGAAGGGTATTTTAGGAAGAAAAGTAGGTATGACAAGAGTTTATAAAGATGGTAAAGCCATCCCGGTCACAGTTGTAAAGGCTGGGCCATGTGTTGTAGTGCAAAAGAAAACAGAAGAAAAAGATGGTTACACTGCAATTCAAGTTGGTTTTGAAGAAATGAAAGAATATAAAGTAAATAAACCAAAACTTGGAATTTTCAAAAAAGCAGGATTAAAACCAATGAGAGTATTAAAAGAGTTTAAAGTAGAAGATGTGGATTCATATGAAATTGGTCAAGTTATCGATGTAACTGTTTTTGAAGAAGGAGATAAAATTGATGTTACAGGTTGGTCAAAAGGTAGAGGTTATACTGGTGTAATTAAAAGATGGAATTTTGGTGGAGGAAGAAAAACACATGGTTCTAAATTCCATAGAGCTTTAGGTTCAACAGGTAACCATACAGAACCTGCAAAAGTTTTCAAAGGAAAAAAGATGTTCGGGCATTATGGAAATGAAAGAGTTACAATATTGAATTCAGAAGTTGTAAAAATTGATAAAGAAAATAACTTAATAGCAGTTAAAGGTGGAGTTCCAGGTGCGAGGGGTGGATTATTAATAATAAGAGAAGCAATCAAAAAGTAA
- the rpsJ gene encoding 30S ribosomal protein S10 — translation MAKKLIKIRLKSYDHRLLDESAQKIIDAVKQSNAKVSGPIPLPTEKTIYSVIRSPHKYNYSREQFEKRVHKRVIYIYDATQETVTQLLKIQLPSGVSVDMKA, via the coding sequence ATGGCAAAAAAATTAATCAAAATAAGATTAAAATCATATGATCATAGATTATTAGATGAATCTGCTCAAAAGATCATAGATGCTGTTAAACAAAGTAATGCAAAAGTATCTGGTCCTATTCCATTACCAACAGAAAAAACAATTTATTCAGTAATTAGATCACCACATAAATACAATTATTCAAGAGAACAATTTGAAAAAAGAGTACATAAAAGAGTTATTTATATTTACGATGCAACTCAAGAAACTGTAACTCAATTATTAAAGATACAATTACCATCAGGTGTATCAGTAGATATGAAGGCTTAA
- the tuf gene encoding elongation factor Tu, which produces MAKEKFVRSKPHMNIGTIGHIDHGKTTLTAAITKSLSMKGYADFTPFDQIDKAPEEKARGITINVSHVEYETDNRHYAHIDCPGHADYIKNMITGAAQMDGAILVVAATDGVMPQTREHVLLSRQVNVPAIVVFINKTDMVDDEEIIELVEMEVRELLNQYEFPGDEVPVIKGSALKALEADSQDDPWVQKIYELMDAVDSYFPEPARPVDQPFLMPIEDVFSITGRGTVVTGRIERGAIHPGDEVEIVGMTDEIRKTVVTGVEMFRKLLDEGIAGDNVGCLLRGIDKDEVWRGQVLAKPGSITPHKKFKAQIYVLKKEEGGRHTPFKKGYRPQFYIKVADVTGTLVEFDGGAEMVMPGDHITATVELIYPVALEKNMRFAVREGGRTVGAGVVTEIIE; this is translated from the coding sequence ATGGCAAAAGAAAAGTTCGTCAGAAGTAAACCACATATGAATATCGGTACTATCGGACATATTGACCACGGTAAAACAACATTAACAGCTGCTATTACAAAATCATTATCAATGAAAGGGTACGCAGATTTCACACCATTTGATCAAATCGATAAAGCTCCAGAAGAAAAAGCTAGAGGTATTACAATTAATGTATCACACGTTGAATACGAAACAGATAACAGACACTATGCACATATTGACTGTCCAGGTCACGCTGACTACATTAAAAACATGATTACAGGTGCTGCACAAATGGATGGTGCTATCTTAGTTGTTGCAGCAACAGACGGTGTTATGCCACAAACAAGAGAACACGTATTATTATCAAGACAAGTTAACGTTCCTGCAATTGTTGTTTTCATTAATAAAACAGATATGGTTGATGATGAAGAAATTATCGAATTAGTTGAAATGGAAGTAAGAGAATTATTAAACCAATACGAATTCCCAGGAGACGAAGTTCCTGTAATTAAAGGTTCAGCATTAAAAGCATTAGAAGCAGATTCACAAGATGATCCATGGGTACAAAAAATATATGAATTAATGGATGCAGTAGATAGTTACTTCCCAGAACCAGCAAGACCAGTAGATCAACCATTCTTAATGCCAATTGAAGACGTATTCTCAATCACAGGTAGGGGTACAGTTGTTACAGGAAGAATCGAAAGAGGTGCTATTCACCCAGGAGATGAAGTTGAAATCGTAGGTATGACAGATGAAATTAGAAAAACAGTTGTAACTGGTGTTGAAATGTTCAGAAAATTATTAGATGAAGGTATCGCTGGTGATAACGTTGGTTGTTTATTAAGAGGTATTGATAAAGATGAAGTATGGAGAGGTCAAGTATTAGCAAAACCAGGTTCAATTACACCACACAAAAAATTCAAAGCTCAAATTTATGTATTAAAGAAAGAAGAAGGTGGAAGACATACACCATTCAAGAAAGGTTACAGACCACAATTCTACATTAAAGTTGCTGATGTTACAGGTACATTAGTAGAATTTGATGGTGGAGCAGAAATGGTAATGCCTGGTGACCACATCACAGCAACAGTTGAATTAATTTACCCAGTAGCTTTAGAAAAGAACATGAGATTTGCTGTTCGTGAAGGCGGAAGAACAGTAGGTGCTGGTGTTGTTACAGAAATAATAGAATAA